Within the Candidatus Flexicrinis proximus genome, the region ACGGTTCCCGTACAACCTTCTGCACATGTCGACCGATCGTTTCCTGCGCGATGCATTGCTCGAGTCGGAAGACGCATCGCTGACGATCAAACAGATCAATCTGGATGCGCTGCCGCTGCCCGAAGGCTTCAAAGTGACCTTCGAGCATGTGGCGGATCATCACGAAACGCAAGAAGATCACGCTGCGGCCCATCAACCGGGCGCGTAACGGCAGGCGGCAAGACCGTCCAACTCAACCGAGACTTAGGCATCCCGTCGCACATCGCGATGGGATGTCTTGCTTTTGTAGACATGCGAGTTAGCGCGCCCCCAACTCATAGGGTAATCGGCGCGGGGCGCTTTACCGCGTGGGGAGTGATGTTATGATTGGTTCACGTTGATAGCATTACCGGTGCGTGAATTCATTATGTATGAAGTGAGTCAGCCAAAATTTATCGAAATCGTGGGCGATACTGAGGCCTTCCGGCTGATGCTGGAGGGCGCGCTTGGCACCTGGCGCGGCGCGTACGACGTGCTGTTAACCGACACCAACGAGTATCTGTATCACGCGCGGACGGGGCAGCGGTTCTGCGCGTTTTGCCGCGCGCTGCGGCAGAATCCGGCCGGCGATGCACTCTGCCGCAAGAGCGACGAGCACTTCGCCCGCTACATTCAGGAATCGAAGCAGCCCTATCACATTTATACCTGCCACGCCGGACTGACGGACGTGGCGGTGCCGATCGGGTGAACGACAAGCTGATTGCCACGATCTATTTTGGGCAGGTGCTGCTCAACGACGGCGACCAGCGCGATGCGCTGCGCCGGCGGGCGGGCGAACTGGAACAGACGTTGAGTCTCGACGCCGGCAAGCTGACCGGGCAGGTCGAGCAGGTGACGGTCGTCGACCGGTCGGAACTCGACGCGATCGGCAAACGGGTGAAGATGCTCGCCGATTGGGTGTCGCGCATCGGGGCAGAGCGCCTGCAGTTCCGCGACAAGCAGCGCGTCGAGCATCACCAGCTCCAGGCCAGCGAGATCGTGCGCGAAACCAGCCAGCTCTTGAACGAAGCGGCGATCGACTGGGATAAATTCTGGGGCCGGACGGCGGCCCAACTGGAAAAGATGCGCGACCTGGTGGGGGCGATGTGCGGCGTCGTCCTGGTGCCGGGGCGCGGCAAGCACCGCGACCGCCACATTGTCGTGGCCACCTCGGGGCTGCCGGCCGATTTATTCATCGGGACCGATTACGAACTTGAGCAGATGAGCATGACCGAGATGAACGGCACGCGCGGTACGGTGGTGCGCGTCGATCACGACAATCCGGCGTCGGTGCACACCAGCATCAAGCAGTGGAGCGCCTCGTTTGCGCGCCGGTTCGACAAGGTCTTCAAGGTCAAGCTGGACCTCGGCGACAAGCCGGGCGTGCTGGCATATTTCATGAATGACCACGACGACACGGCCAATTACGGTCTGAAGATCGACAACGGCAACCGCATCGAAGTGACCATGCTGGAACACTTCGCGGCGGCCATCGCCCATGCCTTCAACAATCGGCGGCTGGATGACAAGCGGCGCGACAACCTGGCGACGCAGCGTGTGTGGCTGGAGAAGGTCAGTCACCAACTCACCCAGGCGTTCGGGGCGGTGCGCGGCCATGCGTCGAACATCCAGGAATTTGTCCACGAGCTGCAGCAGTTCTATCCGGAGTCGTTCCAGCGCTGGACGCCGGGCGACCTGAAATGGTTCACTGACCGGATCGACGACGTGATGTACAGCGCGAACAACGGTGCGCGGCTGGCGGCGAACTTGCTGCGGTCGGCCATCGGCCCGAAAAACCAGACCAACATCGAATGGGAATGGGCGGTGATCGGCGATGTGGCCGCGCTGATGATCGAGATCGCGCGCGACTTCCAGGGACCGGCGCAGAAACGCAAGATCGGGCGCGTGTTCGTCGATACCGACAGCTTCAAGGCGCTGAACGGACGGTTCAGGATCATCACGACCGACGGCCTGTTCAAGCAGGCCATCGGCAACCTGATCGACAACGCCGTGAAATACGCCTATCCGCGCACGGAGATCCGGGTCGATGCCAGCGTGGAAGGCCAGATCGCGGTGATCAACATCCACAACGAAGGCATTGAACTGTTGTCTTCCGATACCGAGCGCATCTTTGAATATGGATACCGGGCGACGGCGGCGCAGGATGTCTATGCGCCGGGGACGGGCATCGGCCTGTACGTCGCGCGCGAGATTGTCGAATTCCACGACGGGACACTCACCGCCAACCCTTCGCGGCGCGGTCGGGTGATTAACGGCGTCAACCACTACCTGACCACCTTTACCGTGATGCTGCCGCTGCTGCCAGCGGAGAGTAAAGCCCCCTAAGGAGCACCAATATGCCAGAAATCGCCCCGTCAGAAGTACGGGTGTTTGTCCTCGATGACGAACCGGAATACGCGCAGCCGAACATAGACGCGCTGGAACGAAAACGCTACGACGTCGTACAGGCCCAGTCGGTCGACGAGGCCGTCGAAATCCTTGAAAAGCAGGGGACCTCGTTCAAAGTCCTGATCCTGGACATGCTGATGCCGGACAGTACGAGCCGGCAGGATCGCAACGAGTACAGCAATCCGATTGAGAGCGGACTCAAACTGCATAAGCAGATTCGAGGTAAACTGGGGCTGGTCGACGTGCCGATCATCTTCACCTCGGTGGTGCGCGACCCGAAAATCCGCGAACGCATCCGCGAAGAAGAAGGCCGGTACACGCGCCGCGCCAACAGCGTGAGCTTCCTGACCAAACCGTTTTTACCGATGGACCTGATCGAACGCGTCAAGAAAGTCACCGCACAATGACCGATAAACCAAGTGTGCCGCCCTTCAGCCTTGAACCATGGTGGGCGCGCCCGGCGCGGCTGTCGCTGGCCTTCGTGCTGGGCATCTATGCGATTGCGGTGCTGTTCGTGCTGCTGATCGTCGGCCTGGACCGCGTGCGCCACGCCTCGGATCCGATCCCGGACCTGAGCACCGCCGACAAGGCCGGACTGGCGCTCGATCAGGCCGAGCGCATTCTCAGCCTGCTGGAAGTGGTGATCGGCGCGATTGCGCTGGTGCTGCCCCTGGCGCTGGGCGTGGTGGTGTTCATTTTCCAGCAGAACCGCCGGACGATCGAGGAGCTGACTCAGAAGGCGGAACGCGCGGAAACCAATGCCGCGCGATCGGAGAGCCGCGTCGAGGAATACCGCGAGGAAGCGAAGGCCATCGGCGAGCGTGTGAACGCCGCGCTCAACCAGATCGTCATTGCCGAAGAGCGCGACCGCTTCCGCGACGAGGAATCGCGTAAGCAGGAAGCCGCCAACCTGCAGCGCGACCTTGAGCGCGACCAGGCGGCCCACGAACTTCAACGCCAGATCGCCGACCAGAAACGCGAAGTGGTCGACGTGAGCTTCACAGCGCAGGAACTCCTGAACCAGTCGCGCAGCGCCCAGCACAAGCTGACGAAAGTCGACCAGTTTATGGAAGTCCGCCGCCACAGCGCGCTCTGTACCAGCGAAGACGTACTGGAAGCGACCACGGCGGTACTGACCCTCGCCCAGATCGCACAGTATCCCGACCCGGTGGACGACGATGAAGACGACCGTGATCCGCTGCGCGGCGAACGCGATATGCTGCTGCGCCGCGAAGCGCTTCGCGCGTTGGTGAGCGTGGGCGAGGCGCAGCACGTCCCGGAGGAAATCCGCGACCGACTTCTGGTGCTGCTGCGGACCATGAGCACCGGGGCCGACCATAAAGTGCTGCAGCTGGAAGCCGCGCGTACCCTGCGCCAGCTGACGCCATAGCGCATAGCGCCAATCGGCTAAGCCGGTAGTCGAAGTTCGGCCAACAATGTACGTTCCGGCTGTGCTGGCTGCTGCCCGCCTCGCGCGTCTGTACGAGTAGAAACACGGTGTTTTGTAGGGACGCCATATATGGCGTCCTGGATGACCAATAGCTCTTCACTTAGAGCGTGTTATGCACTTTCGATGGGTTTCCACCCCAAACCCCGGCAGGAGTTTGCACTCCTGCACCTCCCGCAGCGATTTTGTGGCGCTCACGCGACAAAATCGCAGTTGAGGGGTCGAGGGGCGCAACTCCCTCGCGGAGGTGTGGAGGCAGCGCCTCCACAAACTAGTTCATAAAAGCCTCTAGCTATTTTGTCCGTTGGCGGTTTTATCCATGAGCGTCCAGCGGTTAGCGCCAATCGGCTAAGCCATTGGTCAAAGTTCTGCCGGACAATGCGCGCTTCGCGTTTCGCAAACCGCTCTTCGCTAACAGCTAATCGCTCTCCGCTATTCGTCGAACGACAGCGGTACATCCAGCCGCAGCCACGTCCGTCCGATCCGGAACAGCGTCCCCGGCCGCAGACTTACCCGCCCGTCCGTCGGCTCGGCCTGCTTTTCGATGAACGTCCCGTTCCGGCTGCCCTGATCTTCCAGCCAGAACGTCATCACATGCGGCGAATCCGCGTCCCCGTTCACCGACGCCGCCACATGCGTGCAAAACAGCTTGGCGTGCAGCCGCGACACCTGGCTGTCGAACGGCAGGTGGATTTCGCTGCCCTCGCGCCGCCCGATCGCCAGCGCGCGTTCTTCGCCCGGCGCCGGCTGCGTGAACGACATCGTCTTGCCGTCCAGCGGGCCGCTCATAAACGTGACCGACAGTTCGCGGCGCGACCCGCGCCGGGGCGTCTTATAGCTCATTGAGTCGCTCCTTGCTCGCGCTGTGCCGCGGATCGGCCTGCAGCGCCGCCTTATACTTCAGCTTTGCGCCTTCGGTATCGCCCAGCCGCATCAGCGCCTCGCCATAGTTATACCAGAACCACGGATCGTCCGGCGCGTAGGTCGTCGCCTGCTGGTAACACGCTACCGCCTCGCGGTAACGCTCCAGCGCGAACAGGCTCATGCCTTTGCCGTTCCACGCCCACGCATATTTCTGGTCCAGCACCAGCGCCCGCTCGTAGCTCGCCAGCGCATCGGCGTAGCGGTGCAGCCGTCGCAGAACCTGACCCTGCCGCGCCCACACCACGCCGTTATCCGGCGCCACTTCCACCAGCGCCGCCGCCACTTGCAGCGCCTCCTGCGCCTGCCGCATGTCCAGCAGCAGGTCGATCTGGTTGATCCGGTACCAGATATTGTGCGGATCTTCCCGCACCGCCCGCTGGTAGCTCGCCAGCGCTTCCTCGCGCCGCCGCAGTTCCCGTAAGGTCAGCGCGCGCCCGTTCCACGCCCAGGCATAACTGCCGTTCACCTGCACCGCCCGGTCGAAGGCCGCCAGCGCCCCCTCCAGGTCGCCCAGTTTGCGCAGTGCCTGACCGCGTTTCGCCCAGCTTTCCGCGTGGTCCGGCCGCCGCTTCAGCGCCTGCTGCAGGCTGTCCAGTGCCTCGTGTGGGCGGTTCAGCGCCAGCAGTTCCTCGGCGCGGTTGTACCACAACCACGGGTCTTCCTGGTTCATCGCCAGCGCCTTGTCAAAGCTGTCCAGCGCTTCCCCGTGCTTCCCGAACTCGCCCAGCGTCAGCCCGCGCCCGCCCCATGCCCACGCGTCCGCCGAATCGAGTTCGATCGCCCGGGTGTACGCCACCAGCGCCTCGTCCAGCCGCCGCATTCGCCGCAGCGATTGCCCGTATTTGCCCCATAGCTGCGCGTTGTCCGGCTCGCGCTGCAGCGCCGCCTCCAGCAGTTCGCACGCCGTCTGATTCTTCCCGATCTGGCTCAGCAGGTCGGTTTGTTTGTACGTATAGAACGGGTCGTCGCTGAGTTCCACCGCTTTCCGGTACGCGTCCAGCGCGTCGACATGCCGCCCCAGCGCCTCCAGCGTCGCGCCCAGTTCGCTCCACGCCCACGGCTGGTGTTCCGCCAGCGATGTCGCGTGGTGGCTCGCCTCCAGCGACTCTTCGAGCTGGCTCAGGTGCCGGTATGCCTTCCCAAGTCGCGCCCAGCACCGCGCGTTGTTCGGGTCAAGTTCAAGCGCCTGCTTCAGCGGTACAACTGCCCCGCTGTAATCCTCCATCATCACCAGCACGTTGCCCTGGTTATACCAGTGCCACACGTCCTCCGGTGCTTGCACCGCCGCCTGCGCGTAGGCACTGATCGCCTCCGCGTAGCGCCCCATCTGCTCCAGCACGATGCCGCGCCCGTTGATCGCCCACGTCAGCGTCGGGTCGATCTTCAGCGACTTGTCGTAAGCGTCCAGCGCGTCGTCATAGCGCTTCAGATGCCGCAGCACCTGCCCCAGTTTCGCCCAGCTCAGTGGGTGGTTCGGATCGACCCGCGTCGCTTCCTGCGCCGGATCGAGCGCATCCTGCACCTGTCCCAGGTCCACATACATTTCCGTCAGGCTGTACCAGTGCATCACCGCCCGCGGCTGATAGCGTGCCGCGCGCCGGAAGCTGTTCAGCGCGTCCCGCGTCCGGCCCAGCATCTTCTGCGCCAGCCCCAGCCCGTTGTGCGCCCACGCATACGTCGGCTCCAGCTTGATCGCCTGCTCGTACGCGTACACCGCATCGTCCAGCCGGCTCTGCTGCCGCAGCACCTGACCCAGTTTCGCCCAGCTGTGCGCGTGTGCCGGATCAAGGTCCAGCGCGTGCTTCAGGATTTCGTTCGCCTTGTCCAGCAGCCCCAGCGTCGTGAACGCGCTCGCCAGGTTGTACCAGTACCACACATCGCTCGGATGCAGTTCGGTGGCCGTCTGGAAGCACCCCAGCGCCTCCGAGACCCGCTCCAGGCGTTCCAGAATCACGCCCTTGCCGTTCCACGCCCACGCGTATCGCGGCTGCAGCTCCAGCGCCGTGTCGTAACACGCCAGCGCTTCCTCGTATCGCTCCAGCAGCCGCAGCGTGCGCCCCTTGCGCGCCCACGCCCAGCTCAGTCCCGGCTGCTGCGCGATCGCCTGGTCGTACGCCACCAGCGCTTCCTCGTACCGGCCCAGCTCTGTCAGCGAATAGCCCTTATCGACCAGTTCGCGCGCCGCCAGCGGCAGGCCTTCCGGCTCCGGCTCTGGCTCGTGTCCCGTAATCTCGACTGTGATGTCCCGCAGCACGTCCGCGATCTCCGCCCACGACTGTGGCCGGTCTTCCCGCTCTTTTTCCAGGCACCACAGCACCAGCTTGCGCAGCGCCTCCGGCACCCGTACTTCCGCCGCTTCATCGAACTCCGGCGTGTCTTCCAGGTGCGCTTTTTTCAGCTCGGCCTTCTGCCGGAACGCGAATACCGTCTTGCCCGTCAGCATCTCGAACAGCACGCACCCGAACGCGTAAATGTCCGAACGCGCGTCCAGCCGTGGATCGCTCCGCCACTGCTCCGGCGACATATACGCGTATGTCCCCACTACCGCGTCCGCCCGCGTCAGCCGGTCGGTCGGGTCGATCTCGACGTCCGCGCTCGGTTCGGCGTCATCGCTCGAACTCCCATCCTGCAGCACCGAATACACCAGCCCGAAGTCGGTCACCTTCGCCGTGCCGTCGTGCGTCACCAGTATATTCGCCGGCTTGATGTCGCGGTGGACCATCCCCGGCACCTTCACGAACGCATGCCGCATCCCGCGCGCGATCTGCAGCGCAAAATCCAGCGAATTCTCAATCGTGATCCGCCGGTGCCGGATCCAGCTCGACAGGTCCGAGCCGAGGTTTTCCGGCCCGCTCACATGCTCCAGCACGATGTGCGGCCGCCCGTCGATCACCCGCACCAGCCGCGCCTGTACGATATTCGGATGCTTCTCCAGCCGGATCCACGTATGAGCCTCTTTATCGAAACGTGTCACCGCCCGCGTGTTGTTCCAGAATCGGCTCTGGAACGTCTTGAGCGCTGCCGGCTCTCCGCGCTGCTGGTCGTAGCACAGGTACACCACGCCCATCCCGCCGTAGCGCACGCTCATCACTTCGTACGTGTCGTCGATCTTCTCGCCGACCGCGAATTCCCGCCCTACGCTGTTCTCCGCCGGCGCTTCCGCCGCCGATCCCAGTTGGCTCACAATTTCCGGGAATTCGCTCAGTTCCGCCGCGCGCGTATCCAGCAGCCGCGCCAGTCCCTGTCCATCCTGTGAAATCAGGTGGTCCATGCCCATATCGGCCCGCGTCACATCGTCCGCCGACGGCGATGGTCGCGCATCGACCTTCTGGTTGTCCTCGCGCCGCTTCTCCGCCGCCGACAGCCGTTCGCGGTATATCCCCAGCAGCCGGTCGATCGTGCTCAGGTCAACTGAGTGCGATGCATGCGGGCCGTCCAGTTCGGCGATCGCCCACAGCGCCACCGCGATATTCCGCCGCGACGCAAACTGCGACGCCACCGTGATCAGCCAGTCCACGAACTGCGCCGCCGCGATCTCCGCCGTGTGCCGGTCCGCCTCCGACGTCGCCGCATGCTGCGCCCGCCGGTACGCGTTCAGCGTCTTCTCCGCATACCCCGCCAGCATGTGTGCGTCGCGTGTGTTGAACGTCTGCTCCGCGCACAGGTCGCCCAGCGCGAAATAATCGTCGACATGGCAGCGGCGCGCCGCCACCTTGCCCAACAGCCGGATTTCCGGCAGCGCGTCGTTCACGAACTGGTCGCGTTCGTCCGACGGATGCGTCGTGTCCAGTTGTGCCTGCAAGTCTTCGTTGATCGGAGGGGCTGCTCGGTTAGATTTTGGAGGTTGCACGGTCTGTCCTCCCTGCCGATCTTGGACCGGCTGGGGTTCATGTTTCGATACAGGTTAGCGCAGGAAGGTTTGGAGGAGGTAAATCACGATGAACACCACCAGCGGCGCCAGGTCGATGCCCTGCGACGGCGGCAGCATCTGCCGCACCGGTGCCAGCACCGGCTCCGTTACGGTGTGAATAAACCGAAGGATCGCCCGCACGGTCGGGTCGCTGTTATAACTGACCTGGGGAAACCAGCTCAGCAGCACCCGCGCCAGCAGCAGCAGCTGAAATACGTTAAGGACTAGCAAAATGAGCTGAATGATCGGATTCATGCCTTCACCTTTGAATGACTCGCCGCTGAGATTAATGGTGTCCAGAGCGCCGGTGCTTTTCCGCCGCCCGTCTGACGTTTCTGCCGCAGTGTTTCCCCTTACCGCTCCCCGAAGATCGCCCGCCCCACCCGCACGAGCGTTGCGCCTTCTTCAATCGCCACCGGATAGTCGTCGGTCATGCCCATACTCAATTCGGGCAGCCCCGCGCCAATCGCTTGCTCCAAAGCATCCCGCAGCATCCGTAAATCGCGGAACACCGGACGCACCGTCTCGGCATCCTCGGCAATCGGCGCCATCGTCATCAGCCCGCGCAGCCTCAGCCCCGGCAGCGCTGCCGCCGCCTTCAACTGCGCCGCCAGCACCTCGAACAGTCCTCTGTCCTGCGACCATCCCGAGGCCTCGAAGCCGCTCTTGCTCGCCTCGCCGCTCACGTTGACCTGCGCCAGCCATGCCAGCGCGTCCCCGTCTTGTTCCGCCGCCAGCCGCGACAGCCGTTCCGCCAGCGCCACATCGTCCACCGAGTGGATCAGCCCGAACCGCCGCGCGCCCTCATACCCCACCACCTCCTTTGCCTTCCGGCTCTGGATGTGGCCGATCATATGCCACGTCGGCGCTTCTGACGTCGCGCGGTTCACCGCCACCAGCTTCGGGTTGGCGTCCTCCACCCGGTTCTCGCCAAAATGCCGAACGCCCGCCGCGTATGCCTCCAATACCTGTTCAACGGGTTTGGTTTTGCATACGGCAACGAGCGTAACCGTTTCTCGTGAGCGCCCCACCCGATCGCATGCTTTCGCGATGATCGTTTGGACGCGATGAACATTCTCAGCAATCATCTGCGCGGGGCAACCCTCTACGGGACGCGAACCGCTGCGATTATGGCACTTGTAATGCAGTCAAGCAAGATGGGCTCTTAATGGCGCGATAAAGCGCCGCGGATCGCCCCCACCCGAATACAACGCACACCCCCTGAGAAACCGCCTAAGAAGCTGATGCCACCGTCTGACACGCCCTGCCCCTAAAACTGTCCCGGACAAGTCCTCGTAGGGACAGCATACATGCTGTCCGCCATTTGCTAACAGCGCCTGCGCGCTCAATTCGCAATGGAGGGGTCAAGGGGCGCAAGTCCCTTGTGGAGGTGCGGAGGCGAAGCCTCTGCGCTTTCCCGCTTACTCGCGCTCGGCGGCCAGAATCTCTTGTTTGCGCGCCGGACCCCACCGGTAGCCGCTCACGCCGCCGTCGCTCTTGATCACGCGGTGGCACGGGATAACGATCGCCGCGCGGTTCGATGCGCACGCGCTCGCCACCGCCCGTGTTGCCGTCGGCGCCCCGATCGCCTCGGCCACCTGCGCGTAACTCCGCGTTTCCCCGCGCGGGATCGTTTGCAGCGCCCGCCACACCCGCCACTGGAACGCCGTCGCCTGGATATCGAGCGCCACTTCCAGCGCGGCTCCATGTTCGATATGCGCGACGATCTGCTCGACCACGCTTTGCAGTGCCGCGTCTGCCCGCAGTTCCGCGCGGGGAAATTCCGTCTTCAGCGCCGTCTCGGCCTCGGACTCGTCCCCGTACAGACCCACCGCGCAGATGCCTTTCTCGGTCGCCGCCGCCAGCATCACCCCCAGCCGGGTCTGCGCGGCCGTATAATGCACCGTCACCCCTTCGCCGCCGCGCCGGTACGCCGCAGGAGACATCCCCAGCGCTTTCCCGCCGCTCTCGTACGTCCGGCTCGCTGATCCGTATCCGGCCTTCAGTCCGGCATCCAGCACCGTCCCGCCCGTCCGCAGCTCCGCTTTGAACTGCTGCACCCGCAGCGCTTCCACATATTGCTTGGGCGTAACTCCCAGCGCATCCCGGAACAGCCGCTGGACGTGCTGCGGGTCGTACCCGAACGCCGTCCCCAGTGCCGCCAGGAACGTCGCCTCCGGATCGTCCACGTAGGCCGCCAGGTGTTCCGCCACCGCCTGCACCAGCTTCGCCCTCGGATCGCGCATCTCGGTCTCGCGCGGATGGCAGCGCTTGCACGCACGGTAGCCCGCCTGTTCCGCCGCCGCCGGCATCTCGAAGAACGCCACGTTCTCCCGTTTCGGCTGCCGCGACGCGCACGATGGGCGGCAGTACACGCCGGTCGTCTCCACCGCATACACGAACGCGCCGTCCTGCGCCTTATCGCGTCGCGCTACCGCGTCCCAGCACGTCTCGACATTCAGCGTCTTGGTAGTCTTCATCGTCCGTACTCCTTTATCTATTCTAGGAGTATAGGGCGCTCTGCACACGCCGTCTTTCGGAAAACGGACATCCAATTTTCACCACCGGAACAGCCCGTTTTCCCCTCGAAATTTGCTCGAACAAATGTTCGAACAAATGTTCGAACATTTGTTTCACTATTGGCCGCGGGTCTGTTGTATAACCATCTGGACGCAGCGCTGCCATTTTCGCGCTGGTTCTGTCCGTCCATAGTCAACAGGAGCCTCCCCCATGTCCGATTTCGCCCGCCAGCAGCACGATCTGCTTTCTGCCCTCTACTCCGGCGCTACCCGCCTCATCCACGCCTGCATCGAGCCGGATGCCATCGAACAGGCCAGTCTCCGTGACCGCGCCGCGGCCCTCAACGCCGTCTCGCGGATCATGCGCATGTTCCAGAAATCCGACAAACCCGCCGCGCCCACCGGCCCCGTCCAGATCGAGTGGGATTTCGGCGAGCCAGACCCCGCCGATGCAGAGTTCGAGCATGCTGCCGGGCGCGTTTCCGCCGTGAAGTCCGTCAGCCCTGGGCAGCTGCACGCCCAGGTTCGGCCGGTTGCCCCTGTCGCTGCCCCTTCGGGAGCATCACAATCCCCTCGTTCGGAGGTGCAGGAGTGCAAACTCCTGCCGGGGTTCGGGGTGGAACCCCGTAAAACGAACAGTACACGCGCTGGCAATGGCCGTCCGGCCCGGCAGCATCCTGCTCCCGCGCCCTCACCCGCCCGGTCGCGCCAGTCTATTGATCGCCCACGCGGCATGCGCGCGCACGATCTCGTCGCCCCCCACAGCCAGCCGCTCGAGCAGCGGGATCAGCGCGACTTCGCCTGAGTTTCCGGCTGCAACGCACGCGTTTCTCGTCAGGCGTGCCCGTCCCGCCCGCACCACCGCCGATCCGCTGAACCGTTCATGAAATGCCGCGTCATCCATCGTCAGCAGCCAGTCAAGGGGAGGAGCCGCGCGCTCGGCGCTCGTAGGCAAAAAAGCCGTTTCCGGCGTCACCGGCGCAAACCGTTGGAACGGGCAGACGTCCTGGCACACGTCGCACCCGAACACCCAGTTGCCGAAATTCGCGCGTAAGTCCTCAGGGATCGCGCCTTTATTCTCGATCGTGTGATAGCTGATGCACCGCCGCGCATCCAGCACGTGTGGGCGTGGAAACGCTTCCGTCGGGCAGGCGTTCAGGCACCGCGTACACGTCCCGCACGTCGGCGCCGCTTCTATCGGCCTGTCATACTGGTCGAATTCGGCATCGGTTACGATCTCGCCGAGAAAGAACGTGCTGCCATGCCGCGGGTGGATCAGCATCGTGTTCTTGCCGATGAATCCAAACCCGGCCT harbors:
- a CDS encoding YggS family pyridoxal phosphate-dependent enzyme, with the translated sequence MIAENVHRVQTIIAKACDRVGRSRETVTLVAVCKTKPVEQVLEAYAAGVRHFGENRVEDANPKLVAVNRATSEAPTWHMIGHIQSRKAKEVVGYEGARRFGLIHSVDDVALAERLSRLAAEQDGDALAWLAQVNVSGEASKSGFEASGWSQDRGLFEVLAAQLKAAAALPGLRLRGLMTMAPIAEDAETVRPVFRDLRMLRDALEQAIGAGLPELSMGMTDDYPVAIEEGATLVRVGRAIFGER
- a CDS encoding PocR ligand-binding domain-containing protein; translation: MREFIMYEVSQPKFIEIVGDTEAFRLMLEGALGTWRGAYDVLLTDTNEYLYHARTGQRFCAFCRALRQNPAGDALCRKSDEHFARYIQESKQPYHIYTCHAGLTDVAVPIG
- a CDS encoding YggT family protein codes for the protein MNPIIQLILLVLNVFQLLLLARVLLSWFPQVSYNSDPTVRAILRFIHTVTEPVLAPVRQMLPPSQGIDLAPLVVFIVIYLLQTFLR
- a CDS encoding response regulator transcription factor codes for the protein MPEIAPSEVRVFVLDDEPEYAQPNIDALERKRYDVVQAQSVDEAVEILEKQGTSFKVLILDMLMPDSTSRQDRNEYSNPIESGLKLHKQIRGKLGLVDVPIIFTSVVRDPKIRERIREEEGRYTRRANSVSFLTKPFLPMDLIERVKKVTAQ
- a CDS encoding FHA domain-containing protein, translated to MSYKTPRRGSRRELSVTFMSGPLDGKTMSFTQPAPGEERALAIGRREGSEIHLPFDSQVSRLHAKLFCTHVAASVNGDADSPHVMTFWLEDQGSRNGTFIEKQAEPTDGRVSLRPGTLFRIGRTWLRLDVPLSFDE
- the ada gene encoding bifunctional DNA-binding transcriptional regulator/O6-methylguanine-DNA methyltransferase Ada, coding for MKTTKTLNVETCWDAVARRDKAQDGAFVYAVETTGVYCRPSCASRQPKRENVAFFEMPAAAEQAGYRACKRCHPRETEMRDPRAKLVQAVAEHLAAYVDDPEATFLAALGTAFGYDPQHVQRLFRDALGVTPKQYVEALRVQQFKAELRTGGTVLDAGLKAGYGSASRTYESGGKALGMSPAAYRRGGEGVTVHYTAAQTRLGVMLAAATEKGICAVGLYGDESEAETALKTEFPRAELRADAALQSVVEQIVAHIEHGAALEVALDIQATAFQWRVWRALQTIPRGETRSYAQVAEAIGAPTATRAVASACASNRAAIVIPCHRVIKSDGGVSGYRWGPARKQEILAAERE
- the queG gene encoding tRNA epoxyqueuosine(34) reductase QueG, which codes for MTGRAELSHEQIRVDAARLGFTFCGVVRAEPSPTLGAYLRWVEAGMHGTMAYMARPDRIARRRDLGVILPGARSVAVVGLDYRTAAVARDVLNEPTRGRIAAYAWGADYHTVMGARLKALAEGLAGTHKPYVDTGAVLERSHAQQAGFGFIGKNTMLIHPRHGSTFFLGEIVTDAEFDQYDRPIEAAPTCGTCTRCLNACPTEAFPRPHVLDARRCISYHTIENKGAIPEDLRANFGNWVFGCDVCQDVCPFQRFAPVTPETAFLPTSAERAAPPLDWLLTMDDAAFHERFSGSAVVRAGRARLTRNACVAAGNSGEVALIPLLERLAVGGDEIVRAHAAWAINRLARPGG
- a CDS encoding tetratricopeptide repeat protein translates to MQPPKSNRAAPPINEDLQAQLDTTHPSDERDQFVNDALPEIRLLGKVAARRCHVDDYFALGDLCAEQTFNTRDAHMLAGYAEKTLNAYRRAQHAATSEADRHTAEIAAAQFVDWLITVASQFASRRNIAVALWAIAELDGPHASHSVDLSTIDRLLGIYRERLSAAEKRREDNQKVDARPSPSADDVTRADMGMDHLISQDGQGLARLLDTRAAELSEFPEIVSQLGSAAEAPAENSVGREFAVGEKIDDTYEVMSVRYGGMGVVYLCYDQQRGEPAALKTFQSRFWNNTRAVTRFDKEAHTWIRLEKHPNIVQARLVRVIDGRPHIVLEHVSGPENLGSDLSSWIRHRRITIENSLDFALQIARGMRHAFVKVPGMVHRDIKPANILVTHDGTAKVTDFGLVYSVLQDGSSSDDAEPSADVEIDPTDRLTRADAVVGTYAYMSPEQWRSDPRLDARSDIYAFGCVLFEMLTGKTVFAFRQKAELKKAHLEDTPEFDEAAEVRVPEALRKLVLWCLEKEREDRPQSWAEIADVLRDITVEITGHEPEPEPEGLPLAARELVDKGYSLTELGRYEEALVAYDQAIAQQPGLSWAWARKGRTLRLLERYEEALACYDTALELQPRYAWAWNGKGVILERLERVSEALGCFQTATELHPSDVWYWYNLASAFTTLGLLDKANEILKHALDLDPAHAHSWAKLGQVLRQQSRLDDAVYAYEQAIKLEPTYAWAHNGLGLAQKMLGRTRDALNSFRRAARYQPRAVMHWYSLTEMYVDLGQVQDALDPAQEATRVDPNHPLSWAKLGQVLRHLKRYDDALDAYDKSLKIDPTLTWAINGRGIVLEQMGRYAEAISAYAQAAVQAPEDVWHWYNQGNVLVMMEDYSGAVVPLKQALELDPNNARCWARLGKAYRHLSQLEESLEASHHATSLAEHQPWAWSELGATLEALGRHVDALDAYRKAVELSDDPFYTYKQTDLLSQIGKNQTACELLEAALQREPDNAQLWGKYGQSLRRMRRLDEALVAYTRAIELDSADAWAWGGRGLTLGEFGKHGEALDSFDKALAMNQEDPWLWYNRAEELLALNRPHEALDSLQQALKRRPDHAESWAKRGQALRKLGDLEGALAAFDRAVQVNGSYAWAWNGRALTLRELRRREEALASYQRAVREDPHNIWYRINQIDLLLDMRQAQEALQVAAALVEVAPDNGVVWARQGQVLRRLHRYADALASYERALVLDQKYAWAWNGKGMSLFALERYREAVACYQQATTYAPDDPWFWYNYGEALMRLGDTEGAKLKYKAALQADPRHSASKERLNEL